The following are encoded together in the Panthera leo isolate Ple1 chromosome B4, P.leo_Ple1_pat1.1, whole genome shotgun sequence genome:
- the ARF3 gene encoding ADP-ribosylation factor 3, which translates to MGNIFGNLLKSLIGKKEMRILMVGLDAAGKTTILYKLKLGEIVTTIPTIGFNVETVEYKNISFTVWDVGGQDKIRPLWRHYFQNTQGLIFVVDSNDRERVNEAREELMRMLAEDELRDAVLLVFANKQDLPNAMNAAEITDKLGLHSLRHRNWYIQATCATSGDGLYEGLDWLANQLKNKK; encoded by the exons ATGGGTAATATCTTTGGAAACCTTCTCAAGAGCCTGATTGGGAAGAAGGAGATGCGTATCCTGATGGTGGGCCTGGATGCTGCAGGAAAGACCACCATCCTGTATAAGCTGAAACTGGGGGAGATCGTCACTACCATCCCCACCATCG GGTTCAACGTGGAGACAGTGGAGTACAAGAATATCAGCTTCACAGTTTGGGATGTGGGTGGCCAGGACAAGATTCGGCCTCTCTGGAGACACTACTTCCAGAACACCCAAG GGTTGATATTTGTGGTCGACAGCAATGATCGGGAGCGAGTAAATGAGGCCCGGGAGGAACTGATGAGGATGCTGGCAGAGGATGAACTCCGGGATGCAGTGCTCCTTGTCTTTGCAAATAAACAG GATTTGCCTAATGCTATGAACGCTGCCGAGATCACAGACAAGTTGGGCCTGCATTCCCTGCGTCACCGCAACTGGTACATTCAGGCCACCTGTGCCACCAGCGGGGACGGGCTGTACGAAGGCCTGGACTGGCTGGCCAATCAGCTCAAAAACAAGAAGTGA